Proteins co-encoded in one Pocillopora verrucosa isolate sample1 chromosome 1, ASM3666991v2, whole genome shotgun sequence genomic window:
- the LOC131771633 gene encoding uncharacterized protein isoform X1 gives MRGMELNGVLRNGHIKQQNLNISENEEIKKSSLTISDQTDEEEEGDHVTPLPGSTVNLDIVSWPSEDTDPSGQVRVTVIPSAQDESRRKSRYSTYQQSPPLLIPRPDNHLCLAITAIICCCLPFGVVGFICALQVDRTYDDGNREGAVQKSKNAKYWSMTAIVFGMLGIVGASFYLIFFHLVPSIS, from the exons ATGAGAGGAATGGAACTTAATGGAG TCTTACGTAATGGCCACATCAAGCAGCAAAATCTCAATATATCAGAGAACgaagagataaaaaaatcaTCTCTTACCATCTCAGATCAAACCGACGAGGAAGAGGAAGGAGATCATGTTACACCTCTGCCTGGTTCAACTGTAAATCTTGATATAGTCAGTTGGCCATCAGAAGATACAGACCCATCAGGGCAGGTCCGCGTTACAGTCATACCTTCGGCTCAG GACGAATCTAGAAGAAAATCTCGTTATTCAACATATCAGCAATCTCCGCCATTACTTATTCCTCGGCCAGACAACCACCTTTGTCTGGCAATAACTGCAATAATCTGTTGCTGCCTACCTTTTGGTGTGGTCGGATTCATTTGTGCACTACAG GTGGACAGAACCTACGATGATGGAAACAGAGAAGGTGCTGTGCAGAAATCGAAAAATGCAAAGTACTGGAGTATGACGGCTATTGTGTTTGGCATGCTGGGAATAGTTGGAGCGTCATTTTATCTGATATTCTTTCATCTCGTTCCTTCTATCTCATAG
- the LOC131771633 gene encoding uncharacterized protein isoform X2, with protein MRGMELNGDQTDEEEEGDHVTPLPGSTVNLDIVSWPSEDTDPSGQVRVTVIPSAQDESRRKSRYSTYQQSPPLLIPRPDNHLCLAITAIICCCLPFGVVGFICALQVDRTYDDGNREGAVQKSKNAKYWSMTAIVFGMLGIVGASFYLIFFHLVPSIS; from the exons ATGAGAGGAATGGAACTTAATGGAG ATCAAACCGACGAGGAAGAGGAAGGAGATCATGTTACACCTCTGCCTGGTTCAACTGTAAATCTTGATATAGTCAGTTGGCCATCAGAAGATACAGACCCATCAGGGCAGGTCCGCGTTACAGTCATACCTTCGGCTCAG GACGAATCTAGAAGAAAATCTCGTTATTCAACATATCAGCAATCTCCGCCATTACTTATTCCTCGGCCAGACAACCACCTTTGTCTGGCAATAACTGCAATAATCTGTTGCTGCCTACCTTTTGGTGTGGTCGGATTCATTTGTGCACTACAG GTGGACAGAACCTACGATGATGGAAACAGAGAAGGTGCTGTGCAGAAATCGAAAAATGCAAAGTACTGGAGTATGACGGCTATTGTGTTTGGCATGCTGGGAATAGTTGGAGCGTCATTTTATCTGATATTCTTTCATCTCGTTCCTTCTATCTCATAG